The following is a genomic window from bacterium.
CTTGGGCTTCCAGATCAAAGACAGTAGGGTCGTACAGGTTAGTTGACCAGATTATTACCTGATATCAAATGGATATCCCTGTTTGGTCGATGCTAACTTGTAAAGTCCTGTATGAGGTTCTTGTCTGAGCCATGGTTCCTCCCCCTTGTTTTCAAAAGGCCCACTTCTGTTTCCAACCTTAGTTCTCAAGGCCCTGTAAAGGCGGGCTCAGCGGCCAAGGGAGGCCACCCTCGGGGCTTATGTCTGCGAGCCCCTAAGATGGATTAGATGAGACCAACCCTCATGGCTCATCATGGCCAGGGGGCCTCTGGGGTTATGCCCTAGTCATTGTGTAATCATGGTATTCCAAATTCAAGGTAACTTCTCTGCCCTCCAGACGAAATAGGGGTGTGTCTGAGGGGCAAGAAACCTAATTCCGACATGTGGCAGAGCTCTTTGGTGCCACGAGCTCATGGTCAATAATTCGGGCCAACTTGCCCCTTTATCCCTGCACAAGACACAAATCATCTTGCCGGCCTGCCTTATCCTGCCATGCTAATGGATGCGAGGTGGCCAGGCCCAGGCAGGACCAAAGGTTTCCTTGGGCTTTGTGAATCAGGCCCCTGGTGTAGACCAAGCTCGTCTCCAAATACAACTTTGCATCCCAAGGCATCATGGAGGCTACCCCTTATGATGCTTACCAACCCTCTTGGGAATTCCATTACCTGTGCTGAGACAATGGCCTGCAGGTCTGTGGACATGATTGCCCAAGCTCCCCTCATTTCCAAGAAGCTAAACCCATGGGGGTTGCGGATCAGAACATTTCTGTTCACTTCCACAAGGAATTGACCTTTGGGATCGAAGAACCGGCCGGAGACCACGGGAATCCTCCCGCCTGGCTCCAGCCTGTGGGCATGGAAGAAGAAGCCTCCTGATCCCTCCACACGAAACTCTGCCTGGAGCCTTCCGTCCACCATGTAGTTGTGATATGCACTGACAGTTTTAAAGCTATGCATGGGCCACCTCCTCTCGCCCCCTTTGGGTCTCCTCCAAGGTACGGAGCAGTCTGGGCAAGATTTCCTCTATATTTCCTACGATTCCCAAGTCGGCCTGCCTGAAGATTGGAGCATCGGGATTTCTGTCCAGGGCAATTATGAATTGGGAGTTCTGAATCCCTGCGGTGTATTGCAAGGCTCCGGAAGTTCCAAGGCTGATGAGGAGCTTTGGACTTATGGAACGCCCTGTCTGGCCTATCATCCTTTCCTCTGCAAGGATTCCTTTTTTTACCAGGGGCCTTGTACCACCGATCTGCCCTCCCAACAAACGGGCCAGGTGTAAAGACTGCTGGAATCTCTTGGGATCAGCAGCTCCCAATCCCACACTCACCACCAGGGATGCATCTTCCAGTCGGGCCCCATCATCCTGCAATTCCTCTTCATGAAGGAGCTCCACATCCTCTGCCTGGCAGAATTCCCCAGGTTCCAGGTAAATCACCTGAGCAGAAGCGGTTTCGTCATGAGGCCTTTCCTTGAAGACCCCTGGCCTGACCGTGGCCATTTGAGGGCGTGTTTCGGGGGTAATGACTTGTGCCAAGAGCCTTCCCCCAAAGGCTGGCGTAGTCTGCACCAACAAACCGTTGCTTTCATCTATCTCAAGCCCCACGCAATCCGAGCTGAGCCCTGTATGGAGCCTCTTGGCAACTCTAGGGGCAAACTCTCTACCAAAATCGGTCCCACCCACGAGAAAAATGGCGGGTTCATAGAGTCTTATCATGTGGCAAAGGGCTTCTGTGAAGATTCGGCTCCTAAACAAGGCCAACTGAGGTGCTTCCATCACATAGATGGCCTCAGCTCCGTGGGCTATGTATTCCATTACATAGGGAGCAGTATTCCAACCCAGCACTGCTACTGCACACCTGCTAGAGAGCCTCTCTGCCAATTCTCTGGCCTTTGCTATGAGCTCCAAGGTCACCCGGTTTCGCCTATAGTCCCGGTAATCGCCGAAAACCCAGACTTCTGCGCTTTTTGTCTCCATGAGGACTCCTCCGTGGCCCTTCAAAGTTCTGAGCGATCCCTTCCTCCTAAGAACAATTGATCCAAACTTTCAAGATCGAAGATCCAAGCCCCCTGTGCCTTGCGTATCTTTGCTCAATGTGTTCTTACATCCCCAAGTGGTCCCAAGATCTTGGAACAGCCCCCTCTCCAGCAAAGCGCTCTAGGGTAAAACATGGTTTCTGCGCAGAGCTTCCAGGATCACCTCCACGGCTTGGTGAGGCGGCAGGGCAAGGACCTTGCCTTGTCTTCCATGGCTTGGCTCCTTGAGACCTACCAGCACAGTAGCCGATCCCCTTAGCCCAACCTGTTCTGTTTTTAGCCCCAGGTCCCTCAGATTCCACATATGACATTCCTTTGACTGGAAGGCCTTGCCCACTGCTCCCAGGCAGACATCCCTTGGCCTCCTGGGAGCCCTGAGAACGCCCACCACTGCGGGTATTGTGGCCCTTAGCTTTTGAAGGCGCCTGTCCAGCCTCCTGAGCACATAAACATGGTTTTGCTTTATCTCCACTTCCAATGCATAACCCAAGTATGGAAGCCCCAGTTCCTCTGCCACCTGAGGACCTACCTGCCCGGTGTCGCTGTCCGAAGATCTACACCCACAGAGAACCAGGTCAGCCCTGGGCTCTAACCTGTTAAGAGCCGCTGCCAGAGACCTAGAGGTGGCCAATGTGTCACTGCCAGCCAAAGCAGGGTCTGAGATGAGAAAAGCTCGGTCAGCACCCATGGCCAAAGCCTC
Proteins encoded in this region:
- a CDS encoding electron transfer flavoprotein subunit alpha/FixB family protein: METKSAEVWVFGDYRDYRRNRVTLELIAKARELAERLSSRCAVAVLGWNTAPYVMEYIAHGAEAIYVMEAPQLALFRSRIFTEALCHMIRLYEPAIFLVGGTDFGREFAPRVAKRLHTGLSSDCVGLEIDESNGLLVQTTPAFGGRLLAQVITPETRPQMATVRPGVFKERPHDETASAQVIYLEPGEFCQAEDVELLHEEELQDDGARLEDASLVVSVGLGAADPKRFQQSLHLARLLGGQIGGTRPLVKKGILAEERMIGQTGRSISPKLLISLGTSGALQYTAGIQNSQFIIALDRNPDAPIFRQADLGIVGNIEEILPRLLRTLEETQRGREEVAHA
- a CDS encoding electron transfer flavoprotein subunit beta/FixA family protein, which codes for MEMAVCLKHVPEHAEIRWENGRWAIDRGGVPGRINPQDLEALEVALQLREIKGGRVTLLSMGPPQALESLMEALAMGADRAFLISDPALAGSDTLATSRSLAAALNRLEPRADLVLCGCRSSDSDTGQVGPQVAEELGLPYLGYALEVEIKQNHVYVLRRLDRRLQKLRATIPAVVGVLRAPRRPRDVCLGAVGKAFQSKECHMWNLRDLGLKTEQVGLRGSATVLVGLKEPSHGRQGKVLALPPHQAVEVILEALRRNHVLP